GACAACGCGTTTGTTGCTGAAGTGCCGGAACTGCCGGGTTGCATGGCTCACGGCAACACACAGGAAACGGCACTAGCGAACGTGAACGAGGCCGTGGCCCTGTGGATCGAAACCGCT
This is a stretch of genomic DNA from Vicinamibacteria bacterium. It encodes these proteins:
- a CDS encoding type II toxin-antitoxin system HicB family antitoxin, with the protein product MHKYETIIHWSNEDNAFVAEVPELPGCMAHGNTQETALANVNEAVALWIETAQEFGDTVPEPKGRRLQFA